A genome region from Nocardia sp. NBC_01730 includes the following:
- a CDS encoding NAD-dependent epimerase/dehydratase family protein: MSSRGIVVVAGGGGFIGGHLVARLLADGYHVSSVDIKPLDEWFQVHTGAENRVADLSSLAEARAAVAGADVVYNLAADMGGIGFIENFKAQCMLSVLINTHLLLASRAAGIQRYFYASSACIYPAGRQDSPEVVPLAEQMAYPAMPEDGYGWEKLFSERMCRHFTEDFALPTRVARFHNVYGPHGTWRGGREKAPAAICRKVAEAILLDNSTIDIWGDGLQTRSFMYIEDCVEGIVRIMNSDIDEPLNLGSSELVTIRQLVDIVSGIAGLQPNCRYQLDAPQGVRGRNSDNTLIRARLGWEPTTSLVDGLAETYAWVYKEVSDAYAARVGQCA, from the coding sequence ATGAGCTCAAGAGGTATCGTGGTCGTCGCAGGTGGCGGCGGCTTCATCGGTGGTCACCTGGTCGCCCGCTTATTAGCGGACGGCTACCACGTCAGCTCGGTCGACATCAAACCACTCGACGAATGGTTCCAGGTGCACACGGGGGCCGAGAATCGTGTCGCCGACCTCTCCTCTCTCGCGGAGGCGCGGGCGGCGGTGGCCGGCGCCGATGTGGTTTACAATCTCGCCGCCGACATGGGTGGAATCGGTTTCATCGAAAATTTCAAAGCTCAGTGCATGCTTTCGGTGCTGATCAATACCCACCTGCTGCTGGCGAGCCGGGCCGCCGGCATCCAGCGGTACTTCTACGCATCCTCGGCGTGCATCTACCCCGCCGGACGGCAGGACTCACCCGAAGTGGTGCCGCTGGCCGAGCAGATGGCGTACCCGGCGATGCCCGAGGACGGCTATGGCTGGGAGAAGCTGTTCAGCGAGCGGATGTGCAGGCATTTCACCGAGGACTTCGCCCTGCCCACCCGAGTGGCTCGCTTCCACAACGTCTACGGCCCGCACGGCACCTGGCGCGGCGGCCGAGAGAAGGCGCCGGCCGCGATCTGCCGAAAAGTCGCCGAAGCCATCTTGCTCGACAATTCCACGATCGACATCTGGGGAGACGGACTGCAGACCCGCAGCTTCATGTACATCGAGGACTGCGTCGAGGGCATCGTCCGCATCATGAACAGCGATATCGACGAGCCGCTGAACCTCGGCAGCTCCGAGCTGGTCACCATCCGCCAACTCGTCGACATCGTGTCCGGGATCGCCGGTCTGCAACCAAACTGCCGATACCAGCTCGACGCCCCCCAAGGCGTGCGGGGCCGTAACAGCGACAACACGCTGATCCGGGCCCGGCTCGGCTGGGAACCGACCACGTCCCTGGTCGACGGCCTCGCCGAGACCTACGCCTGGGTGTACAAAGAGGTCAGCGACGCCTACGCCGCCAGGGTTGGACAGTGCGCCTGA
- a CDS encoding glycosyltransferase family 4 protein: MRKENEPEHEFSPGVLVDSLATRALSSPSLSTRRLRVVVHDYLGHPHQLELSRELARRGHYVLHLYCNSCSVPRGRAVRLPDDPLDLTVRGMPGPRPGAHSWRRRTAELGYARRVAAAIKEFRGEIVVSGNAPPQVQLELRRRTRRKSRFVSWVQDMVNVPITAQVGATPFLGSSRGLQLRIDRALERCALALSRDVITIAPNFVRRLRDIGIPQDRIELIPNWGPTELLHAQPRPWPPIQDLADQKIILYAGTLDGRHGSHLLAALAEACHRSSKGVVVVTSEGTAADELKARSSHRLRVCGFQPYEQVPDMLAAADLLIVSVSPEAAEMSVPSKVLSYLCAGRAVFAAVPSDSPVADLIRDSGAGVVTPPEDPRRCAETALALLDDPDRLAAMGRAGRLYAEKHFDLDRITRRFEQVFLSAVNSKYEKGKTSA; encoded by the coding sequence ATGAGAAAAGAAAACGAGCCAGAGCACGAGTTTTCGCCCGGAGTTCTTGTAGATTCCCTCGCAACCCGTGCCCTCTCATCCCCTTCCCTTTCGACCCGCCGCCTGCGTGTGGTCGTGCACGATTATCTGGGTCATCCACATCAGTTGGAGCTGAGTCGCGAGTTGGCCCGCCGGGGCCATTATGTCTTGCATCTGTACTGCAACAGTTGCTCGGTGCCGAGAGGGCGAGCGGTGCGGCTACCGGATGACCCGCTGGATCTCACGGTGCGCGGCATGCCCGGACCGCGGCCGGGTGCACATTCCTGGCGGCGACGTACTGCCGAGTTGGGCTATGCCCGCCGTGTTGCTGCCGCCATCAAGGAGTTCCGGGGTGAGATCGTTGTGTCCGGGAATGCTCCGCCGCAGGTTCAGCTCGAGTTACGACGCCGTACGCGCCGGAAGTCGAGATTCGTGTCATGGGTCCAGGACATGGTCAACGTCCCCATCACGGCACAGGTAGGTGCAACTCCTTTTCTTGGTTCCTCCAGGGGTCTGCAGTTGCGCATCGATCGGGCCTTGGAGCGCTGCGCGTTGGCGCTGAGCCGTGATGTGATCACCATCGCTCCCAACTTCGTCCGGCGCCTACGGGATATCGGGATCCCCCAGGATCGAATAGAGCTGATCCCTAACTGGGGACCGACCGAACTTCTCCATGCCCAGCCGCGACCATGGCCGCCCATACAAGACCTTGCGGACCAGAAAATCATCCTGTACGCGGGCACCTTGGATGGTCGACATGGCTCCCATCTGCTGGCCGCTCTGGCGGAGGCATGCCACCGCTCGAGCAAGGGTGTTGTTGTCGTCACCAGCGAGGGAACGGCAGCCGATGAGCTGAAAGCCCGCTCATCGCACCGCCTGCGGGTGTGCGGATTCCAGCCCTACGAGCAGGTGCCCGACATGCTGGCGGCTGCTGATCTGCTCATCGTCTCCGTGAGCCCGGAGGCCGCAGAAATGTCTGTTCCCTCGAAAGTTTTATCCTACCTTTGCGCCGGCCGAGCGGTGTTTGCCGCGGTTCCGTCCGACAGCCCGGTGGCCGACCTGATCCGAGATTCAGGGGCAGGAGTTGTCACACCTCCCGAGGATCCGCGGCGATGTGCCGAGACGGCGCTCGCGCTACTCGATGACCCTGATCGGCTCGCTGCGATGGGTCGCGCTGGTCGCCTTTACGCAGAGAAGCATTTCGATCTCGATCGGATCACGCGTCGGTTCGAACAAGTTTTCCTGTCCGCTGTCAACAGTAAATACGAAAAAGGAAAGACATCAGCATGA
- a CDS encoding integrase core domain-containing protein, with the protein MARRFQPDAVAANNGILPGYIHADNGASRTSKPVSALLVDLGVTRSHSRPWVSNDNPYSEAQFKTLKYCPSLPERFASIGAADRFCRAFFTYCNTDHHHSWIGLHTHATVHDGTPSVPRLKFVG; encoded by the coding sequence GTGGCACGGCGATTCCAGCCCGACGCCGTCGCCGCGAACAACGGGATCCTCCCCGGATACATCCATGCCGACAACGGGGCGTCGAGAACCAGCAAACCCGTCAGCGCCTTGCTGGTCGATCTGGGCGTCACCCGCTCACACTCCCGCCCATGGGTCAGCAACGACAACCCGTACTCCGAGGCGCAGTTCAAGACATTGAAGTACTGCCCGTCGCTCCCGGAACGGTTCGCCTCTATCGGCGCGGCCGACCGGTTCTGCCGAGCGTTCTTCACCTACTGCAACACCGACCACCACCATTCCTGGATCGGATTACACACTCACGCAACGGTTCACGACGGCACCCCTAGTGTTCCGCGCCTGAAATTCGTTGGTTAA
- a CDS encoding IS630 family transposase: protein MARTGRPRSGPDLVVTEAQRRELVRGARAATSTQAYALRCRIVLACAEPGAFNTHVAAEVGVSAMTVRKWRGRFIEYGLAGLADEQRPGRPPSILLDQVQQVVELTLEQLPSDATHWSRSAMAERTGLSKSTVGRIWRRFELKPHLTDGFKLSTDPLFVEKVVDVVGLYHNPPERAVVLCVDEKSQIQALDRSQPVLPMMPGMPERRTHDYARHDTTSLFAAFNIADGTVIGELHRRHRATEFRKFLTSIDKAVPAELDVHVVCDNYATHKTPLVQQWLAAHPRFHVHFTPTGSSWLNQVERWFGFLTQQLLRRSVHKSVAALEKDVRNWVDQWNTNPRPFVWRKTAEEILDSLARYLQRISGAKH from the coding sequence GTGGCGAGGACTGGGCGCCCGAGATCGGGTCCGGATTTGGTGGTGACCGAGGCGCAGCGTCGGGAGTTGGTGCGGGGTGCGCGGGCGGCGACGTCGACGCAGGCGTATGCGTTGCGGTGCCGGATCGTGTTGGCGTGTGCCGAGCCGGGAGCGTTCAACACCCATGTAGCGGCCGAGGTAGGCGTGTCGGCGATGACGGTGCGTAAGTGGCGGGGCCGTTTCATCGAGTACGGGCTGGCGGGTCTGGCCGATGAGCAGCGGCCGGGTCGACCGCCGTCGATCCTGCTGGATCAGGTGCAGCAGGTGGTCGAGTTGACTCTCGAACAACTACCCTCCGATGCCACACACTGGTCGCGGTCGGCGATGGCCGAGCGGACCGGGTTGTCGAAATCGACGGTCGGGCGGATCTGGCGGCGGTTCGAGCTGAAACCGCATCTGACCGATGGGTTCAAGCTTTCCACCGATCCGTTGTTCGTGGAGAAGGTCGTGGATGTCGTTGGCTTGTACCATAATCCGCCCGAACGAGCGGTGGTGCTCTGTGTCGATGAGAAGAGCCAGATCCAGGCTCTGGATCGGTCGCAGCCCGTGCTGCCGATGATGCCGGGCATGCCGGAGCGGCGCACCCACGACTATGCCCGCCACGACACGACCAGTCTGTTCGCTGCGTTCAACATCGCCGATGGCACAGTGATCGGCGAACTGCACCGCCGCCACCGAGCGACCGAGTTCCGCAAGTTTCTGACCAGCATCGACAAGGCTGTACCCGCCGAGCTGGACGTGCACGTGGTCTGCGACAACTACGCCACCCACAAGACCCCGCTGGTCCAGCAATGGCTCGCGGCGCACCCGCGCTTCCACGTGCATTTCACCCCGACCGGCTCGTCGTGGCTCAACCAGGTCGAACGCTGGTTCGGCTTCCTCACCCAGCAACTGCTACGCCGCAGTGTCCACAAAAGCGTTGCCGCACTGGAGAAAGACGTCCGCAACTGGGTCGACCAATGGAACACCAACCCGCGTCCGTTCGTCTGGCGCAAGACGGCCGAGGAGATCCTCGACTCTCTCGCCCGATATCTGCAACGGATTTCAGGCGCGAAACACTAG